The nucleotide window gggttaattttgggaagagcatgtaattgtttaactgagattgtgatgtagttagttagttagttaaagattagccggtattctcccggcctgggccttttccaagtggtggcccggccttggctccctctttagggagtgtctgagacctaagtctcccatgggaggaggcacaagtacctcctcatctttgggaccaactgtccccaggcctagccacaagctaggcctctctggtctgccatccccgccccaagggggcaaatgggaatgacaatcttatgagctaaaggctcaggctcaggcacctaccctaccctagaagagttaggcatggtgtcgatctgtgatgtaggttattactctgattatctcctgtgaaggttgtgaacctttgtcatatgtcagtcatagtatgttaactatacaaatctgaaagttgtatatagtttatattttatatagtttatatagttatagtttatattgtttatcatagtatgttatgtagaaaattttgtgagtgtatatgggtaacctcttttatgtcaattacaatgtgttgttaaaacttgttagtgtatgttgtgtaggattgaggatcctactgtacccattttatatctttatttaatatcaagctgtaaagtttttaaataaaatataaaaaaaaaatccactgtACCATACGagccttaagagtagcgcacccagtggaactggatgttgtacccgCTACCCagggacacacgatggtgtgggaGACTCGAggataatttcattctagtccttgtttggtgtactagttcaaccagcagtattttatattattgttagttagttaaagattagccggtattctcccggcccgggccttgtccaagtggtggcccggccttggctccctctttagggagtatctgagacctaagtctcccatgggaggaggcacaagtacctcctcatctttgggaccaactgtccccaggcctagccacaagctaggcctctctggtctgccatccccgccccaagggagcaaatgggaatgacagtcttatgagctaaagctcgggctcaggcacctaccctaccctagaagggttaggcatggtgtcgatctataTTATTGTGACATCCAacaataatatacatgtatatcctaTGTATAATTGTTATTAATTACACATGAAGAAAGTATAACAAACACGTCATTGAAGGAATGTAACAAATTTAAGCTTCCAGCTTAATAATTTATGGGAATAATTCCCTTTAAAAAtacctacattaagactacaaatataatATTATACTTAATGCAATTCGAAGataatttttaatttaaaaattgTTTGTCACATTTTTGTAAGTTTtctgttagtttaaacacagactaaactaatgtaacaagtaagttactttatttacaaacttataaatacaattacacaatttatttttatattttatttaaaacaatacaatacattaaataaataaaataagagAGTTTTGTGTGTAGCAACAAGACTGCTGCtatatcttgccctcccctgggtctatcttaccctcccctgggtctatcttgccctcccctgggtctatcttgccctcccctgggtctatcctgccttcccctgggtctatcttaccctcccctgggtctatcttgccctcccctgggcctatcttgccctcccctgggtctatcttgccctcccctgggcctatcttgccctcccctgggtctatcttgccctcccctgggtctatcttgccctcccctgggtctatcttgccctcccctgggtctatcttgccctcccctgggtctatcttaccctcccctgggtctatcttgccctcccctgggtctatcttgccctcccctgggtctatcttaccctcccctgggtctatcttgccctcccctgggtctatcttgccctcccctgggtctatcttgctctcccctgggtctatcttgccctcccatgagtctatcttgccctcccctgggtctatcttgccctcccctgggtctatcttgccctcccctgggtctatcttaccctcccctgggtctatcttgccctcccctgggcctatcttgccctcccctgggtctatcttgccctcccctgggcctatcttgccctcccctgggtctatcttgccctcccctgggcctatcttgccctccccttggcctatcttgccctcccctgggcctatcttgccctcccctgggtctatcttgccctcccgtgggtctatcttgccctcccctgggtctatcttgccctcccctgggcctatcttgccctcccctgggtatcttgccctcccctgggcctatcttgccctcccctgggtctatcttgccctcccctgggcctatcttgccctcccctgggtctatcttgccctcccctgggtctattttgccctcccctgggtctatcttgccctcccctgggtctatcttgccctctcctgggtctatcttgccctcccctgggtctatcttgccctcccctcggcctatcttgccctcccctgggtctatcttgccctcccctgggcctatcttgccctcccctgggtctatcttgccctcccctgggtctatcttgccctcccctgggcctatcttgccctcccctgggtctatcttgccctcccctgggtctatcttgccctcccctgggtctatcttgccctcccctgggtctatcttgccctcctctgggcctatcttgcccaccCCTGTGCCTATCTTGCCGCCCCCTGTgcctatcttgccgtccccttggcctatcttgccgtcccctgggcctatcttgtcctccCCCAGGCCTATCTTGCccacccctgggcctatcttgccgtcccctgggcctatcttgccctcccccgGGCCTATCTTGCCCACCCCTGGGACAATCTTGCCCTCCCCTAGGCCTATCTTGCCCACCCCttggcctatcttgccctcccctgggcctatcttgcccacccctgggcctatcttgccctcccctgggcctatcttgccctcccctgggcctatcttgcccacccctgggcctatcttgccctcccctgggcctatcttgccctcctctgggcctatcttgccctcccctgggcctatcttgccctcccctgggcctatcttgccctcccctgggcctatcttgcccacccctgggcctatcttgccctcccgtgggcctatcttgccctcctctgggcctatcttgcccacccctgggcctatcttgccgcCCCCTgagcctatcttgccctcccccgGGCCTAACTTGCccacccctgggcctatcttgccgtcccctgggcctatcttgccctcccccgGGCCTAACTTGCccacccctgggcctatcttgccgtcccctgggcctatcttgccctccccctGGCCTATCTTGCCCACCTTTGGgactatcttgccctcccctgggcctatcttgccctcccctgggcctatcttgcccaccccttggcctatcttgccctcccctgggcctatctttcccacccctgggcctatcttgctctcccctgggcctatcttgccctcccctgggcctatcttgccgtcccctgggcctatcttgccctcccctatGCCTATCTTGctctcccctgggcctatcttgccctcccctgggtctatcttgcccacccctgggcctatcttgccctcccctgggcctatcttgccctcctcTGGGcatatcttgccctcccctgggcctatcttgccctcctctgggcctatcttgcccacccctgggcctatcttgccgccctctgggcctatcttgccgtcccctgggcctaccttgccgtcccctgggcctatcttgcccacccctgggcctatcttgccgttccctgggcctatcttgccctcccccgggcctatcttgcccacccctgggcctatcttgccctaccctaggcctatcttgccctcccctgggcctatcttgcccaccTCTGGGcatatcttgccctcccctgggcctatattgccctcccctgggcctatcttgccgtcccctgggcctatcttgcccttccctgggcctatcttgccctcccctgggcctatcttgccgtaccctgggcctatcttgccttCCCTGGGTCTATCTttccgtcccctgggcctatcttgccgtcccctgggcctatcttgcccttccctgggcctatcttgccctcccctgggcctatcttgccgtaccctgggcctatcttgccttccctgggcctatcttgccgtcccctgggcctatcttgccgtcccctgggcctatcttgcccttccctgggcctatcttgccctccctaGGGCCTATCTTGCCGtaccctgggcctatcttgccttccctgggcctatcttgccgtcccctgggcctatcttgccctccccggGCCTATCTTGCctacccctgggcctatcttgcctacccctgggcctatcttgccctcccctgggcctatcttgccctcccctgggcctatcttgcccacccctgggcctatcttgccctcccctgggcctatcttgccctcccctgggcctatcttgctgTACCCTGGGCCTAGCTtgcctcccctgggcctatcttgccgtcccctgggcctatcttgcccacccctgggcctatcttgccctcccctgggcctatcttgccgtcccctggacctatcttgccgtcccctgggcctatcttgccctcccctgggcctatcttgcccacccctgggcctatcttgccgtcccctgggcctatcttgccctcctgcacataactgtatggtgctttcccttgttgcattgatagcaactgttcaatttggtatgacaatcctttacattatgattgtctagacatctgataaatctgtcaagttctttcatcctctccactttaatatcccacgaattataggcattacaatttttagtgaaatgagtaccctggcagaagaggcagtctcttttttccttgcctgacctcttattaactgggttacccttactgaggtacttattccccttaccttgatgtgaggaaccactattactgattcctgacttgatatgtgcctatttaactcttaactatgattattaccactgggattatttttcccttttgcgacttgacagatacttcagagtcattatgagttatatccttagaaccgtttggctgactggtctgcaattgaacaattaattcctgccgacctagtctgatttcctccagaccgtactctggaggttttggcaaacccaccctttgcattaataggttgaccaactgcctggcttacaccctttaatttatttaaagccttacttttacaaagcagtttttcttccaattcgtaatgttgattaattaaaacattcatttccattccatctgcacaattctctagcagatctctttcacagtctttaaaccacaatttgtaccaatcaaatctactctctaaagcatctaaatataactttaattcattagggttcacggttctttgattcactaaatcaaatgccttcgtcacatggcttttaatagcctgtaatgatgctttcattactctaaaattcacggacttgtcagccacattaactccattagatccagtcatggttagagaattattaatcactgattatacaacttaagtaggcgccttataagagtaattcttgcactttactcttgtataaatcctagccacacatgtgctagcaattaattgggctaattatcatccatcacacgatcgattaaacttgtgcaccctacacccacttccttcaatcagtcacttaattattaagtaattaattcaattaatttttttttcactgattgcctccggttcaggaaggaccaacaGGCAGATacggaaaattttctagggtgcttatctgtatgtacctcaacattatatacatacaagtaatctcattgggagacaaccatattgtttaccgtagtcaccccgtgtagacatgtgagaaaacttaaccacctctggtcactacaggtggtcccttcgacctcacaatcttatccatatctatccgagaccagtatggattggatagcacccacaagtacggtgctactaattaattgtggactgtatatattatattagtttggctgaatgaaggggggggg belongs to Cherax quadricarinatus isolate ZL_2023a unplaced genomic scaffold, ASM3850222v1 Contig5823, whole genome shotgun sequence and includes:
- the LOC138852252 gene encoding inverted formin-2-like; the protein is PILPTPWPILPSPGPILPTPGPILPSPGPILPSPGPILPTPGPILPSPGPILPSSGPILPSPGPILPSPGPILPSPGPILPTPGPILPSRGPILPSSGPILPTPGPILPPPEPILPSPGPNLPTPGPILPSPGPILPSPGPNLPTPGPILPSPGPILPSPWPILPTFGTILPSPGPILPSPGPILPTPWPI